In Hydractinia symbiolongicarpus strain clone_291-10 chromosome 4, HSymV2.1, whole genome shotgun sequence, the following proteins share a genomic window:
- the LOC130641651 gene encoding uncharacterized protein LOC130641651 isoform X2 — protein sequence MAPPGNNRQGISLDICEASHVKYAHLSIYLSFPRKVRTHFNRFFSFPNLPWVAQDHAEEQYLKYGMTKDDIKQCQGSACKELPMSQRQHATKVCHHSACQEQNEMNPVMLCSSCDSRDHPGNLSSHLRFDVQVNLQRKGSVRSINSDSGTEEDTDPAYRFDKKNRTYSSARRFFNISAAKNRGKLKKINSFEDSSKELFTLQFYDNEENVLDVEKVPVRKGKSLKDSIETLLTNRGLDFNTHSVFLDSSKTPLPLAFDTFPLGGNTLHVKANQAMKVDERIMILMKNAEEDKRQQGQRQKKNLISLYKDDDATVGGKVLPNATNKLRKSGIFSSAKDVSIKSLTDVLTHYGLNGFDLDIDIGENVPAETTADIILEDSWTDVITETETMSRQQKIQQEAIWELLITERNYLRKVRVIIQVFEKCLVNLQRENFLTEVENQRLFSNINDVFEANLTFWQEYLKQVVEEARSTKKPIKPSQLLDSFAKFEDLFEPYIKYCLEESSCVKYLKYVKNTHDHFEEYLTWCENHQQCNRLKLADLLVKPMQRVTKYGLLLKTVLGKTTDEEERLSLLNMINQVEQFVTKINTTLRLRHEQQKLEGVLRRIESYNPVEVANEEVERVISDYCNFNLRGKIPGLPEKEQRCILLEGPMKMIEKHGRSEVHVFLFTDVLVLAKMKKGSDKLRIIRQPYRLSKILIHPLRDVGSFVLIYLNEYDVLVTAFTLEVKVNEHLNWIQTIEKAKNRYLKARVGNGSTLDFFDDEASSLLSPSTSVQYVQDISPSPDRRSMTVVGEDPRTFSTQEGQPAIVVTDDLRSRSSVAITDHSRHQSIPATNEVAVKRSLSDPKSGPWNRDKKNRSRPISLVSDRDTASWVLNNEERNRSGSIPSDISEGRSSGIGDSFRSINSDGAVQLSRDSGLSMKAFNSYTEVSSVAKLKARFESDCHSPTEESSNSSISTTSPLAVGSEAISTSQCSTTTTTTPVARRTTPPDFMEHHSTIQEEEEQSSNNSCDKITEPVPFTFDIEDDSCESLMTSNDGSSTIQPSSQDSPYENIDHIKQSIINVSMTDKLSNSKIKYFEDFCVQCDLSHDKIEEVVEEIKVNASTQSEDSIHERDVIHTAIQCDSCLLCDVSTQCGDFIHLSGTCDSDTEDGEIHPVKVPFMSETAIRPSSAPPTYIHTPMLDMLTGKKQPRSILKHSFSDLNLTTVHDYPNDDINVIHSRSRSDEPQTTKRHRNSTPAYEFPGMKALQTLSESLESSLRRQTTGEKSTTVKSYDESSNLQNASNTSCISQKSTPPSLRKVALINSSSPVQLRTTNASRFDQASMARTNSDVSHTLVPLRDHSTKKKSENKRNTWHDFDSVALLERIEQTKYGPEGRTGHEANSPMSNSTVKKSMSKSTECLNAPKKQMSFKKTLLKKFSTANVFERQDGGSSSSHDDSVEEKMTKKQLEKERKRMKKEQRQREKEEKKKEKQSKRRSSSISSSGSSSVSSKQYTHDGVVVGKTR from the exons atggcccctcctggaaataatagacagggtatatccctcgatatttgtgaggctagccatgtaaaatatgcacatctatctatctatctctctttcccaagaaaggtacggacacattttaatcgtttttttagttttcccaatctaccttgggtggcacaagaccatgccgaggagcagtattTGAAATACGGCATGACAA aaGATGATATTAAACAGTGCCAAGGAAGTGCATGTAAAGAGCTGCCAATGTCACAACGCCAGCATGCCACAAAG GTTTGCCATCATTCTGCATGCCAGGAACAAAATGAAATGAATCCAGTTATGTTGTGTTCTTCCTGTGACAGTCGGGATCACCCTGGCAACCTTTCATCTCATTTACGATTTGATGTTCAAGTAAACTTACAGAGAAAAGGATCAGTGCGCTCTATCAACTCTGATTCTGGCACAGAAGAAGATACTGACCCAGCCTATCGTTT tgataaaaaaaatagaacataTAGTTCTGCGAGACGATTCTTTAATATTTCTGCTGCAAAAAATCGTGGAAAACTGAAAAAGATTAATTCATTTGAG GATTCATCGAAAGAATTATTTACACTACAATTTTACGACAACGAAGAGAATGTATTGGACGTGGAAAAAGTCCCTGTGCGTAAGGGGAAGTCTCTCAA GGACTCGATTGAAACACTTCTCACCAACCGTGGCTTGGATTTTAACACCCACTCAGTCTTTCTTGATTCATCGAAGACGCCCCTACCATTGGCCTTCGACACCTTTCCTCTCGGTGGTAACACGCTCCACGTTAAAG cgaaCCAGGCCATGAAAGTGGATGAGCGGATTATGATACTGATGAAGAATGCAGAAGAAGATAAGAGGCAGCAG GGGCAACGACAAAAGAAAAACCTGATTTCATTATATAAAGATGATGACGCAACAGTGGGCGGGAAAGTTTTACCCAACGCTACAAATAAACTCCGTAAAAGTGGAATATTCAGTAGTGCGAAG GACGTCAGCATAAAAAGTCTCACAGATGTCCTCACTCATTATGGATTGAATGGTTTCGATCTCGACATTGATATTGGTGAAAATGTACCTGCTGAGACTACCGCCGACATTATCCTGGAAGACTCATGGACCGACGTCATCACGGAGACCGAGACAATGTCGAGACAGCAGAAGATTCAGCAGGAAGCGATTTGGGAATTATTGATTACAGAACGCAATTATTTACGAAAAGTCCGAGTAATTATTCAG gtgtttgaaaaatgtttggTCAACTTGCAGAGAGAAAACTTCTTAACAGAAGTCGAAAATCAACGTTTATTTTCGAACATCAATGACGTGTTTGAAGCTAATTTGACATTCTGGCAGGAATATTTAAAACAAGTTGTGGAAGAGGCGCGCAGCACCAAAAAACCAATTAAACCGAGCCAGTTGTTAGATTCGTTTGCCAAG ttCGAAGATTTGTTCGAACCCTACATCAAATATTGTTTGGAGGAATCATCGTGTGTAAAATACCTCAAATATGTCAAAAACACTCATGATCACTTTGAGGAATACTTGACG TGGTGTGAAAACCATCAGCAGTGTAATCGTTTGAAACTAGCAGATTTATTAGTAAAGCCTATGCAGCGTGTGACCAAGTATGGACTGTTGTTAAAAACTGTACTTGGAAAAACTACCGACGAAGAAGAACGTCTATCATTGCTTAATATG ATTAACCAAGTTGAACAGTTCGTTACAAAGATCAATACAACGTTGCGTTTAAGACACGAGCAACAAAAATTAGAAGGCGTGTTGAGAAGAATCGAATCGTATAATCCAGTTGAAGTAGCAAATGAAGAGGTCGAACGA GTTATATCTGATTACTGTAACTTTAATCTTCGTGGGAAAATCCCGGGTTTGCCGGAAAAAGAGCAGAGATGTATTTTACTGGAGGGACCCATGAAAATGATTGAAAAACATGGCAGA AGTGAGGTTCACGTATTTCTGTTCACCGATGTGTTAGTGTTGGCTAAGATGAAGAAAGGTAGCGACAAGCTGCGTATAATTCGTCAGCCGTACCGATTAAGTAAAATCCTTATTCATCCTCTGCGAGATGTTGGATCATTTGTTCTGATCTACTTAAATGAGTACGATGTGCTAGTAACTGCTTTTACGTTAGAAGTAAAAGTGAACGAACATCTAAATTGGATACAAACCATCGAAAAAGCTAAA AATCGCTATTTAAAAGCACGAGTGGGAAATGGTTCTACGTTGGACTTTTTTGACGATGAAGCGTCAAGCTTGTTGTCTCCTTCAACGTCCGTTCAGTATGTGCAAGATATTTCTCCGTCACCCGATCGTCGATCGATGACGGTAGTTGGTGAAGATCCTCGTACCTTTTCCACACAAGAAGGACAGCCAGCGATTGTTGTCACCGACGATTTGCGCAGTCGTTCATCAGTTGCAATAACGGACCATTCTCgtcatcagtctattcctgcaACAAATGAAGTTGCGGTAAAACGGTCTCTATCTGATCCGAAGTCTGGACCATGGAATCgcgataaaaaaaatcgttcacgCCCTATATCGCTTGTTTCAGATCGCGACACAGCGTCTTGGGTATTAAATAACGAAGAGCGGAACCGGTCAGGATCTATTCCTAGTGATATTTCGGAGGGCCGCTCCTCCGGAATCGGCGACAGTTTTCGTAGCATTAATTCTGACGGCGCAGTTCAGTTGAGCAGGGACAGTGGTTTGAGTATGAAAGCTTTTAACAGCTACACAGAAGTTTCATCTGTAGCAAAACTAAAAGCGCGATTTGAGTCGGATTGTCACAGTCCGACAGAAGAGAGTAGCAACAGTTCAATATCAACAACCTCTCCCCTAGCTGTCGGTTCGGAAGCTATATCAACATCTCAGTGCAGCACCACCACGACAACCACGCCTGTGGCGAGGCGGACCACTCCACCTGATTTTATGGAGCATCATAGTACTATACAGGAGGAAGAAGAACAGTCATCAAACAATAGTTGTGATAAAATTACAGAACCGGTTCCGTTTACATTCGATATAGAAGATGATAGTTGTGAATCATTGATGACATCGAATGACGGAAGTAGTACTATACAACCTTCGAGTCAGGATTCACCGTACGAAAATATCGACCATATAAAGCAGTCAATCATAAACGTGTCAATGACAGATAAATTATCtaatagtaaaataaaatattttgaagattTCTGTGTTCAATGCGATCTTTCCCACGACAAAATTGAAGAAGTAGTTGAAGAGATAAAAGTAAACGCCTCTACACAAAGTGAGGACAGTATACACGAGCGTGACGTTATTCACACTGCAATTCAATGTGATAGTTGCTTATTATGTGACGTTAGTACGCAATGCGGAGATTTTATACATTTGTCGGGTACCTGTGATAGTGACACTGAGGATGGTGAAATTCATCCAGTAAAGGTGCCTTTTATGTCAGAAACGGCCATTCGACCCTCATCTGCACCTCCGACGTATATTCACACTCCTATGTTAGATATGTTAACTGGAAAAAAACAGCCACGCAGTATTTTAAAACATTCGTTCTCAGATTTAAATTTGACAACAGTTCATGATTACCCAAATGATGATATAAATGTTATTCATAGCAGATCGCGCAGTGATGAACCACAAACGACGAAACGTCATCGCAATTCTACGCCTGCGTATGAATTTCCGGGAATGAAAGCATTACAAACACTATCCGAATCCTTAGAATCGTCTTTACGTAGACAAACAACTGGTGAAAAGTCTACTACTGTCAAAAGTTATGACGAAAGTAGTAATTTACAGAACGCAAGTAATACCAGCTGTATAAGTCAGAAAAGTACCCCTCCGTCGCTACGTAAAGTAGCTCTTATAAACAGTAGCTCTCCAGTACAATTAAGGACTACTAATGCTAGTAGGTTTGACCAGGCTTCAATGGCACGTACGAACAGTGATGTGAGTCATACACTTGTACCGTTGCGAGATCATTCCACGAAAAAGAAGTCTGAAAACAAACGAAACACATGGCATGACTTTGATTCCGTAGCTTTATTAGAACGAATTGAGCAAACAAAATATGGACCAGAAGGTAGAACTGGCCACGAGGCAAATTCGCCGATGAGTAACTCTACAGTGAAGAAGTCAATGTCCAAATCTACGGAGTGTTTAAATGCTCCAAAGAAGCAAATGAGTTTTAAGAAAACGTTGCTTAAAAAGTTTTCTACGGCTAATGTTTTTGAGCGTCAGGATGGTGGTTCGTCGTCGTCTCATGATGATTCTGTGGAGGagaaaatgacgaaaaaacaacttgaaaaagagagaaaaagaatGAAG AAGGAACAACGACAGCgagaaaaggaagaaaaaaagaaagagaagcaATCGAAAAGAAGGAGTTCGTCGATATCTTCTTCAGGTTCGTCTTCCGTCAGTTCGAAACAGTACACCCATGATGGAGTGGTGGTTGGCAAAACTCGTTAA
- the LOC130641651 gene encoding pleckstrin homology domain-containing family G member 5-like isoform X4: MMADSGDLKKEDDIKQCQGSACKELPMSQRQHATKVCHHSACQEQNEMNPVMLCSSCDSRDHPGNLSSHLRFDVQVNLQRKGSVRSINSDSGTEEDTDPAYRFDKKNRTYSSARRFFNISAAKNRGKLKKINSFEDSSKELFTLQFYDNEENVLDVEKVPVRKGKSLKDSIETLLTNRGLDFNTHSVFLDSSKTPLPLAFDTFPLGGNTLHVKANQAMKVDERIMILMKNAEEDKRQQGQRQKKNLISLYKDDDATVGGKVLPNATNKLRKSGIFSSAKDVSIKSLTDVLTHYGLNGFDLDIDIGENVPAETTADIILEDSWTDVITETETMSRQQKIQQEAIWELLITERNYLRKVRVIIQVFEKCLVNLQRENFLTEVENQRLFSNINDVFEANLTFWQEYLKQVVEEARSTKKPIKPSQLLDSFAKFEDLFEPYIKYCLEESSCVKYLKYVKNTHDHFEEYLTWCENHQQCNRLKLADLLVKPMQRVTKYGLLLKTVLGKTTDEEERLSLLNMINQVEQFVTKINTTLRLRHEQQKLEGVLRRIESYNPVEVANEEVERVISDYCNFNLRGKIPGLPEKEQRCILLEGPMKMIEKHGRSEVHVFLFTDVLVLAKMKKGSDKLRIIRQPYRLSKILIHPLRDVGSFVLIYLNEYDVLVTAFTLEVKVNEHLNWIQTIEKAKNRYLKARVGNGSTLDFFDDEASSLLSPSTSVQYVQDISPSPDRRSMTVVGEDPRTFSTQEGQPAIVVTDDLRSRSSVAITDHSRHQSIPATNEVAVKRSLSDPKSGPWNRDKKNRSRPISLVSDRDTASWVLNNEERNRSGSIPSDISEGRSSGIGDSFRSINSDGAVQLSRDSGLSMKAFNSYTEVSSVAKLKARFESDCHSPTEESSNSSISTTSPLAVGSEAISTSQCSTTTTTTPVARRTTPPDFMEHHSTIQEEEEQSSNNSCDKITEPVPFTFDIEDDSCESLMTSNDGSSTIQPSSQDSPYENIDHIKQSIINVSMTDKLSNSKIKYFEDFCVQCDLSHDKIEEVVEEIKVNASTQSEDSIHERDVIHTAIQCDSCLLCDVSTQCGDFIHLSGTCDSDTEDGEIHPVKVPFMSETAIRPSSAPPTYIHTPMLDMLTGKKQPRSILKHSFSDLNLTTVHDYPNDDINVIHSRSRSDEPQTTKRHRNSTPAYEFPGMKALQTLSESLESSLRRQTTGEKSTTVKSYDESSNLQNASNTSCISQKSTPPSLRKVALINSSSPVQLRTTNASRFDQASMARTNSDVSHTLVPLRDHSTKKKSENKRNTWHDFDSVALLERIEQTKYGPEGRTGHEANSPMSNSTVKKSMSKSTECLNAPKKQMSFKKTLLKKFSTANVFERQDGGSSSSHDDSVEEKMTKKQLEKERKRMKKEQRQREKEEKKKEKQSKRRSSSISSSGSSSVSSKQYTHDGVVVGKTR; encoded by the exons ATGATGGCGGATAGTGGTGACCTGAAAAAAG aaGATGATATTAAACAGTGCCAAGGAAGTGCATGTAAAGAGCTGCCAATGTCACAACGCCAGCATGCCACAAAG GTTTGCCATCATTCTGCATGCCAGGAACAAAATGAAATGAATCCAGTTATGTTGTGTTCTTCCTGTGACAGTCGGGATCACCCTGGCAACCTTTCATCTCATTTACGATTTGATGTTCAAGTAAACTTACAGAGAAAAGGATCAGTGCGCTCTATCAACTCTGATTCTGGCACAGAAGAAGATACTGACCCAGCCTATCGTTT tgataaaaaaaatagaacataTAGTTCTGCGAGACGATTCTTTAATATTTCTGCTGCAAAAAATCGTGGAAAACTGAAAAAGATTAATTCATTTGAG GATTCATCGAAAGAATTATTTACACTACAATTTTACGACAACGAAGAGAATGTATTGGACGTGGAAAAAGTCCCTGTGCGTAAGGGGAAGTCTCTCAA GGACTCGATTGAAACACTTCTCACCAACCGTGGCTTGGATTTTAACACCCACTCAGTCTTTCTTGATTCATCGAAGACGCCCCTACCATTGGCCTTCGACACCTTTCCTCTCGGTGGTAACACGCTCCACGTTAAAG cgaaCCAGGCCATGAAAGTGGATGAGCGGATTATGATACTGATGAAGAATGCAGAAGAAGATAAGAGGCAGCAG GGGCAACGACAAAAGAAAAACCTGATTTCATTATATAAAGATGATGACGCAACAGTGGGCGGGAAAGTTTTACCCAACGCTACAAATAAACTCCGTAAAAGTGGAATATTCAGTAGTGCGAAG GACGTCAGCATAAAAAGTCTCACAGATGTCCTCACTCATTATGGATTGAATGGTTTCGATCTCGACATTGATATTGGTGAAAATGTACCTGCTGAGACTACCGCCGACATTATCCTGGAAGACTCATGGACCGACGTCATCACGGAGACCGAGACAATGTCGAGACAGCAGAAGATTCAGCAGGAAGCGATTTGGGAATTATTGATTACAGAACGCAATTATTTACGAAAAGTCCGAGTAATTATTCAG gtgtttgaaaaatgtttggTCAACTTGCAGAGAGAAAACTTCTTAACAGAAGTCGAAAATCAACGTTTATTTTCGAACATCAATGACGTGTTTGAAGCTAATTTGACATTCTGGCAGGAATATTTAAAACAAGTTGTGGAAGAGGCGCGCAGCACCAAAAAACCAATTAAACCGAGCCAGTTGTTAGATTCGTTTGCCAAG ttCGAAGATTTGTTCGAACCCTACATCAAATATTGTTTGGAGGAATCATCGTGTGTAAAATACCTCAAATATGTCAAAAACACTCATGATCACTTTGAGGAATACTTGACG TGGTGTGAAAACCATCAGCAGTGTAATCGTTTGAAACTAGCAGATTTATTAGTAAAGCCTATGCAGCGTGTGACCAAGTATGGACTGTTGTTAAAAACTGTACTTGGAAAAACTACCGACGAAGAAGAACGTCTATCATTGCTTAATATG ATTAACCAAGTTGAACAGTTCGTTACAAAGATCAATACAACGTTGCGTTTAAGACACGAGCAACAAAAATTAGAAGGCGTGTTGAGAAGAATCGAATCGTATAATCCAGTTGAAGTAGCAAATGAAGAGGTCGAACGA GTTATATCTGATTACTGTAACTTTAATCTTCGTGGGAAAATCCCGGGTTTGCCGGAAAAAGAGCAGAGATGTATTTTACTGGAGGGACCCATGAAAATGATTGAAAAACATGGCAGA AGTGAGGTTCACGTATTTCTGTTCACCGATGTGTTAGTGTTGGCTAAGATGAAGAAAGGTAGCGACAAGCTGCGTATAATTCGTCAGCCGTACCGATTAAGTAAAATCCTTATTCATCCTCTGCGAGATGTTGGATCATTTGTTCTGATCTACTTAAATGAGTACGATGTGCTAGTAACTGCTTTTACGTTAGAAGTAAAAGTGAACGAACATCTAAATTGGATACAAACCATCGAAAAAGCTAAA AATCGCTATTTAAAAGCACGAGTGGGAAATGGTTCTACGTTGGACTTTTTTGACGATGAAGCGTCAAGCTTGTTGTCTCCTTCAACGTCCGTTCAGTATGTGCAAGATATTTCTCCGTCACCCGATCGTCGATCGATGACGGTAGTTGGTGAAGATCCTCGTACCTTTTCCACACAAGAAGGACAGCCAGCGATTGTTGTCACCGACGATTTGCGCAGTCGTTCATCAGTTGCAATAACGGACCATTCTCgtcatcagtctattcctgcaACAAATGAAGTTGCGGTAAAACGGTCTCTATCTGATCCGAAGTCTGGACCATGGAATCgcgataaaaaaaatcgttcacgCCCTATATCGCTTGTTTCAGATCGCGACACAGCGTCTTGGGTATTAAATAACGAAGAGCGGAACCGGTCAGGATCTATTCCTAGTGATATTTCGGAGGGCCGCTCCTCCGGAATCGGCGACAGTTTTCGTAGCATTAATTCTGACGGCGCAGTTCAGTTGAGCAGGGACAGTGGTTTGAGTATGAAAGCTTTTAACAGCTACACAGAAGTTTCATCTGTAGCAAAACTAAAAGCGCGATTTGAGTCGGATTGTCACAGTCCGACAGAAGAGAGTAGCAACAGTTCAATATCAACAACCTCTCCCCTAGCTGTCGGTTCGGAAGCTATATCAACATCTCAGTGCAGCACCACCACGACAACCACGCCTGTGGCGAGGCGGACCACTCCACCTGATTTTATGGAGCATCATAGTACTATACAGGAGGAAGAAGAACAGTCATCAAACAATAGTTGTGATAAAATTACAGAACCGGTTCCGTTTACATTCGATATAGAAGATGATAGTTGTGAATCATTGATGACATCGAATGACGGAAGTAGTACTATACAACCTTCGAGTCAGGATTCACCGTACGAAAATATCGACCATATAAAGCAGTCAATCATAAACGTGTCAATGACAGATAAATTATCtaatagtaaaataaaatattttgaagattTCTGTGTTCAATGCGATCTTTCCCACGACAAAATTGAAGAAGTAGTTGAAGAGATAAAAGTAAACGCCTCTACACAAAGTGAGGACAGTATACACGAGCGTGACGTTATTCACACTGCAATTCAATGTGATAGTTGCTTATTATGTGACGTTAGTACGCAATGCGGAGATTTTATACATTTGTCGGGTACCTGTGATAGTGACACTGAGGATGGTGAAATTCATCCAGTAAAGGTGCCTTTTATGTCAGAAACGGCCATTCGACCCTCATCTGCACCTCCGACGTATATTCACACTCCTATGTTAGATATGTTAACTGGAAAAAAACAGCCACGCAGTATTTTAAAACATTCGTTCTCAGATTTAAATTTGACAACAGTTCATGATTACCCAAATGATGATATAAATGTTATTCATAGCAGATCGCGCAGTGATGAACCACAAACGACGAAACGTCATCGCAATTCTACGCCTGCGTATGAATTTCCGGGAATGAAAGCATTACAAACACTATCCGAATCCTTAGAATCGTCTTTACGTAGACAAACAACTGGTGAAAAGTCTACTACTGTCAAAAGTTATGACGAAAGTAGTAATTTACAGAACGCAAGTAATACCAGCTGTATAAGTCAGAAAAGTACCCCTCCGTCGCTACGTAAAGTAGCTCTTATAAACAGTAGCTCTCCAGTACAATTAAGGACTACTAATGCTAGTAGGTTTGACCAGGCTTCAATGGCACGTACGAACAGTGATGTGAGTCATACACTTGTACCGTTGCGAGATCATTCCACGAAAAAGAAGTCTGAAAACAAACGAAACACATGGCATGACTTTGATTCCGTAGCTTTATTAGAACGAATTGAGCAAACAAAATATGGACCAGAAGGTAGAACTGGCCACGAGGCAAATTCGCCGATGAGTAACTCTACAGTGAAGAAGTCAATGTCCAAATCTACGGAGTGTTTAAATGCTCCAAAGAAGCAAATGAGTTTTAAGAAAACGTTGCTTAAAAAGTTTTCTACGGCTAATGTTTTTGAGCGTCAGGATGGTGGTTCGTCGTCGTCTCATGATGATTCTGTGGAGGagaaaatgacgaaaaaacaacttgaaaaagagagaaaaagaatGAAG AAGGAACAACGACAGCgagaaaaggaagaaaaaaagaaagagaagcaATCGAAAAGAAGGAGTTCGTCGATATCTTCTTCAGGTTCGTCTTCCGTCAGTTCGAAACAGTACACCCATGATGGAGTGGTGGTTGGCAAAACTCGTTAA